A DNA window from Halococcus salsus contains the following coding sequences:
- a CDS encoding ABC transporter substrate-binding protein, with protein sequence MTGDRGSASTRRNVLRAGALAGVGALSGCIGSGATAGRELTIGYQPYYAEAWSAVVIKNAGLAEEFLPSGYSVKNWDSALQGSIVGTRMISGKNQVGYTGDMPTITAIANDSTPISVVGLAGYSEGQQCSLAVRPTGSGVTEVQQMDGRDAAVTTGSCTHRFYLNVVEQTGVQPNLVDNSIGNILAEIRQGSLPVGFGWEPNMARTVYQEDAAEYFISGSEFDTGDAAGIIMPDSLIENDREAAIGWLKAELRAKEIMANDHERTLDLVAEEGDLATYDRSVLRSCLYESLQLDPSINRLELITDYAAVPQANRLMTQQGPRFLQDQGAIAALPADSRYKPGLTQTAADELGVGTGLDRFDRSDGSNKSSSNTTGTNASTSGGGR encoded by the coding sequence ATGACTGGCGACCGAGGGTCGGCCTCGACGCGACGGAACGTCCTCCGTGCTGGGGCGCTCGCGGGGGTTGGAGCGCTCTCTGGATGTATTGGGTCGGGGGCGACAGCCGGGCGAGAGCTGACGATCGGCTATCAGCCGTACTACGCCGAGGCGTGGTCCGCCGTGGTGATAAAGAACGCCGGGTTGGCCGAGGAGTTCCTCCCGTCGGGCTACTCGGTCAAGAACTGGGACTCCGCGCTGCAGGGGTCGATCGTCGGGACGCGGATGATCTCGGGGAAGAACCAGGTCGGCTACACGGGCGACATGCCGACGATCACGGCGATCGCGAACGACAGCACCCCGATCAGCGTCGTCGGTCTCGCGGGCTACTCGGAGGGTCAGCAGTGCAGCCTCGCGGTGCGACCCACCGGTTCCGGAGTGACGGAGGTCCAACAGATGGACGGCCGGGACGCCGCGGTCACGACCGGGAGCTGCACCCACCGATTCTACCTCAACGTCGTCGAACAGACGGGCGTCCAACCGAACCTCGTCGACAACTCGATCGGGAACATCCTGGCCGAGATCCGCCAGGGCTCGCTGCCGGTCGGCTTCGGCTGGGAACCGAACATGGCCCGAACGGTCTACCAGGAGGACGCCGCCGAGTACTTCATCAGCGGTTCGGAGTTCGACACCGGCGACGCGGCGGGGATCATCATGCCCGACTCGTTGATCGAGAACGACCGGGAAGCCGCAATCGGCTGGCTCAAGGCCGAGCTCAGGGCCAAGGAGATCATGGCCAACGACCACGAGCGCACGCTCGACCTCGTCGCCGAGGAGGGCGACCTCGCGACCTACGACCGGTCGGTCCTGCGCTCGTGTCTCTACGAGAGCCTCCAGCTCGACCCCTCGATCAACCGACTCGAACTCATCACGGACTACGCGGCCGTCCCGCAGGCCAACCGATTGATGACTCAACAGGGTCCACGGTTCCTCCAGGACCAGGGTGCGATCGCCGCGCTGCCGGCCGATTCGAGGTACAAACCCGGGCTCACGCAGACGGCGGCCGACGAGCTCGGCGTCGGAACCGGACTCGACCGGTTCGACAGGTCGGACGGATCGAATAAGTCGAGTTCGAACACGACAGGGACGAACGCGAGCACGTCCGGAGGCGGGCGATGA
- a CDS encoding ABC transporter ATP-binding protein, with translation MSNTDQNTTEAVTSTESKTAAATNGTRGSETGAIEIDDVTKVYDPDGDHVVAVEDMNLDIGADEFITILGPSGCGKSTVMECIAGYLEPTEGEVRVDGTRVNGPDPSRGVVFQSNRLFPWLTIAENVRFGPRMRNEVDDERVNDLITQMGLDGFEDSYPHELSGGMQQRAELARLFANDPDIMLMDEPFSGLDAMTKELMQEALLEVWENESRTVIFITHDVEEAIFLADRVVVMSARPGRAKDVLDVDLDRPRNLDMITSDEFTRVKRRALDLIHEEAERAMEQAAGRVD, from the coding sequence ATGAGCAACACCGACCAAAACACGACCGAGGCTGTGACCAGTACCGAATCGAAGACCGCGGCCGCGACGAACGGAACGCGGGGGAGCGAAACGGGGGCGATCGAGATCGACGACGTCACGAAGGTGTACGACCCCGATGGCGACCACGTCGTCGCCGTCGAGGACATGAACCTCGACATCGGGGCCGACGAGTTCATCACGATCCTCGGTCCCTCGGGGTGTGGCAAGAGCACGGTGATGGAGTGCATCGCGGGCTATCTCGAACCGACCGAGGGCGAGGTCCGCGTCGACGGCACCCGCGTGAACGGTCCCGACCCCTCCCGGGGCGTCGTCTTCCAGTCCAATCGCCTCTTCCCGTGGCTGACGATCGCCGAGAACGTCCGGTTCGGCCCACGGATGCGAAACGAGGTCGACGACGAGCGCGTGAACGACCTGATCACGCAGATGGGGCTCGACGGCTTCGAGGATTCCTATCCCCACGAGCTCTCGGGCGGGATGCAACAGCGCGCCGAGCTCGCCCGGCTGTTCGCGAACGACCCGGACATCATGCTGATGGACGAACCGTTCAGCGGGCTCGACGCGATGACCAAGGAGCTGATGCAGGAGGCGCTGCTCGAGGTCTGGGAGAACGAGAGCCGAACGGTGATCTTCATCACCCACGACGTCGAGGAGGCGATCTTCCTCGCCGACCGGGTCGTCGTGATGAGCGCCCGACCGGGTCGAGCCAAGGACGTCCTCGACGTCGACCTCGACCGACCCCGAAACCTCGATATGATCACGAGCGACGAGTTCACCCGCGTCAAACGCCGCGCGCTCGACCTCATCCACGAGGAGGCCGAACGCGCGATGGAACAGGCCGCGGGACGGGTCGATTGA
- a CDS encoding recombinase family protein encodes MATQSDTSTTEGATVGYVRVLPNTGTVADQRERILDYAERDLDLNPANVSMFSDEGAEARADQSSGYQAMLDRVATAAVGRVIVTDAARVAKTVVDFDEFVETLLDAGVALHVLDIGLELGEPGTVHADRTDTPDERAILQGLSIAADIEASVSTERTREGIHAAKASGKHVGRPPYGFDSENGRLVPNDDFNTALLVIERLRDGKSKRSTAKLAGITRTTVQNIVDRSALYAEHMD; translated from the coding sequence ATGGCGACACAAAGCGATACAAGCACGACGGAAGGGGCGACGGTCGGCTACGTCCGCGTTCTGCCAAACACGGGGACGGTGGCGGACCAGCGCGAGCGCATCCTCGACTACGCCGAGCGGGACCTCGACCTCAACCCGGCGAACGTGTCGATGTTCTCCGACGAGGGAGCCGAAGCGCGTGCCGACCAGTCGTCGGGCTATCAGGCGATGCTCGACCGGGTCGCGACGGCGGCGGTGGGACGAGTCATCGTCACCGACGCCGCGCGCGTCGCGAAGACGGTCGTGGACTTCGACGAGTTCGTCGAGACGCTCCTCGACGCGGGGGTCGCGCTCCACGTCCTCGATATCGGTCTCGAACTGGGTGAGCCGGGGACGGTTCACGCCGACCGAACCGACACTCCCGACGAGCGCGCGATACTGCAGGGGCTGTCGATCGCCGCGGACATCGAGGCGTCGGTGAGCACGGAACGAACGCGCGAGGGGATCCACGCCGCGAAGGCGAGCGGCAAACACGTCGGTCGGCCGCCCTACGGGTTCGACAGCGAGAACGGACGACTGGTCCCCAACGACGACTTCAACACCGCGCTGCTGGTCATCGAGCGGCTCCGCGACGGCAAGAGCAAGCGCTCGACCGCGAAGCTCGCGGGGATAACGAGAACCACCGTCCAGAACATCGTCGACCGGTCGGCGCTCTACGCGGAACACATGGATTGA
- the pyk gene encoding pyruvate kinase, with amino-acid sequence MNNTKIVCTLGPSSGSRETIEALVAAGMSVARFNASHGSTDERADLIQRVKSVDEATEDSVATMLDLSGPEVRTAPLDADLDLAAGSTVEFVEGAETSSDRVGLSESITAVEPGDTVLLDDGRIETTVESVDGEVVRAHVDSGGSMRGRMGVNIPGVDLGFDVLTEADERELDLAAEAEVDFVAMSFVREAADVYTVNEALEARDADIPVVAKIERADAVDNLQGIVAAAYGVMVARGDLGVECALEEVPLIQKRIIRECLAEGTPVITATEMLDTMTHSRRPTRAEASDVANAVLDGTDAVMLSGETAVGDHPVRVVEAMSGIVREVERSPEYDDHVEQAVPKPDDSRTGVLARSARYLARDTDATAVVAATESGYTALKTAKYRPEVPIVAVTPDDRVRRRLCLSAGVLPRYAPLTGEGEGTDNVIRNAVRTTLAAGVAESGDTVVVLAGLMTDLEGANTTNMLKLHVAAEVLASGRSVVTGRVAGPLHHAPDGDLTTVPEGAVLFVPQTFDDEFTGDPTKLGGVVSAHQGVTGYAAIVARETGLPMVSNVSLPDSLADGDEVTLDAGRGVVYEGRVGH; translated from the coding sequence ATGAACAACACCAAGATCGTCTGCACCCTCGGGCCCTCCTCGGGGTCCCGCGAGACCATCGAGGCGCTCGTCGCGGCCGGGATGTCGGTCGCGCGGTTCAACGCGAGCCACGGGAGCACCGACGAGCGCGCCGACCTCATTCAACGAGTCAAATCGGTCGACGAGGCCACCGAGGACTCGGTCGCGACGATGCTCGACCTCTCGGGCCCCGAAGTCCGGACCGCGCCGCTCGACGCCGACCTCGACCTCGCGGCGGGTTCGACCGTCGAATTCGTCGAGGGTGCCGAAACGTCGTCGGACCGGGTCGGCCTCTCCGAATCCATCACCGCGGTCGAGCCCGGCGACACCGTCCTGCTCGACGACGGCCGGATCGAGACCACCGTCGAATCGGTCGACGGCGAGGTCGTGCGCGCCCACGTCGACTCCGGCGGGTCGATGCGCGGGCGGATGGGCGTCAACATCCCCGGTGTCGACCTCGGCTTCGACGTGCTGACGGAGGCCGACGAGCGCGAACTCGACCTCGCGGCCGAGGCCGAGGTGGACTTCGTGGCGATGAGCTTCGTTCGCGAGGCCGCGGACGTCTACACCGTGAACGAGGCGCTCGAAGCCCGCGACGCCGACATCCCCGTCGTGGCGAAGATCGAGCGCGCCGACGCGGTCGACAACCTCCAAGGGATCGTGGCGGCGGCCTACGGCGTGATGGTGGCGCGGGGCGACCTCGGGGTCGAGTGCGCGCTCGAAGAGGTCCCGTTGATCCAAAAACGGATCATCCGGGAGTGTCTCGCGGAGGGGACACCGGTCATCACGGCGACCGAGATGCTGGACACGATGACCCACTCGCGCCGACCGACTCGGGCGGAGGCCTCGGACGTCGCGAACGCGGTGCTCGACGGGACGGACGCGGTGATGCTCTCGGGCGAGACCGCGGTCGGCGACCACCCGGTTCGAGTGGTCGAGGCGATGAGTGGGATCGTCCGCGAGGTCGAGCGCAGCCCCGAGTACGACGACCACGTCGAGCAGGCCGTCCCGAAGCCCGACGACTCTCGCACTGGGGTCCTCGCGCGGTCGGCGCGCTACCTCGCCCGCGACACCGACGCCACCGCGGTCGTCGCGGCCACCGAGTCGGGCTACACCGCGCTCAAGACCGCCAAATACCGTCCCGAGGTGCCGATCGTCGCGGTCACACCCGACGACCGCGTGCGCCGGCGGCTCTGTCTCTCGGCGGGCGTCCTCCCTCGATACGCGCCGCTCACCGGCGAAGGCGAGGGGACCGACAACGTGATCCGGAACGCGGTCCGGACCACGCTCGCGGCGGGCGTCGCCGAAAGCGGGGATACGGTGGTGGTGCTCGCGGGGCTGATGACCGACCTCGAAGGCGCGAACACGACCAACATGCTCAAACTCCACGTCGCCGCCGAGGTGCTCGCCTCGGGCCGGTCGGTGGTCACGGGTCGGGTCGCCGGTCCGCTCCACCACGCGCCCGACGGTGACCTCACGACCGTACCCGAGGGGGCCGTCCTCTTCGTCCCGCAGACGTTCGACGACGAGTTCACGGGCGATCCGACGAAACTCGGTGGGGTCGTGAGCGCCCACCAGGGCGTGACGGGCTACGCCGCGATCGTCGCGCGCGAGACCGGCCTGCCGATGGTCTCGAACGTCTCGCTCCCCGACTCGCTCGCCGACGGCGACGAGGTCACCCTCGACGCCGGTCGCGGGGTGGTCTACGAGGGACGCGTCGGCCACTGA
- a CDS encoding aldehyde dehydrogenase family protein, whose product MASATKQQRSGPYVGGEWVATDGRLSVEDLTEEGETFAHIAAAGPEEATAALDAAAETEARMRETTIPERVEWLDAIAAGLEARKDELAETIVREAGKPVSSARGEVDSAAERFRRAAGEARSLTGEHRTGTTDGHEGWEALVKPEPVGTVLSIAPYNYPLMTTALHVAPALAAGNCVVLKPASQTPVTGRILTEVIAETGVPEGAFNFVPGAASEIGDVLAGSDTVNAIVMTGSSSAGEHVAHKSGMVNLLMELGGNAPAVVFPDADLDAAAAACAKGSLKYAGQRCSAVSRVLAHESVHDDLVERIEPAMDEWVVGDLFDEETDLGPLISEDQADWVEELIEDALDKGARLVRGGGREGRFVEPTLLADVPHDARIVTEEQFGPVVAVTTIEDEDEAVRVANAGDLALDAAVFTADHDRAMDLADRIDAGAVRINGAPSHGLGDLPFGGNKASGIGREGIGVSIERFVRRKTVVL is encoded by the coding sequence ATGGCATCCGCAACCAAGCAGCAGCGGAGCGGTCCGTACGTCGGCGGCGAGTGGGTGGCGACCGACGGGCGGTTGTCGGTCGAGGACCTCACCGAGGAGGGCGAGACGTTCGCGCACATCGCGGCCGCCGGTCCCGAGGAGGCGACCGCGGCGCTCGATGCGGCGGCGGAAACCGAAGCGCGGATGCGCGAGACCACGATCCCCGAACGCGTCGAGTGGCTCGACGCGATCGCCGCGGGGCTCGAAGCCCGGAAGGACGAACTCGCCGAGACCATCGTCCGGGAGGCGGGCAAACCGGTATCGAGCGCCCGCGGCGAGGTCGATTCGGCCGCCGAGCGCTTCCGGCGGGCGGCCGGCGAGGCCCGGAGCCTCACCGGCGAGCACCGCACCGGCACCACCGACGGCCACGAGGGCTGGGAGGCACTCGTCAAACCCGAACCAGTTGGAACGGTTCTCTCGATCGCGCCCTACAACTACCCCCTCATGACGACCGCGCTCCACGTCGCCCCCGCGCTCGCGGCGGGTAACTGCGTGGTCCTCAAGCCCGCGAGCCAGACCCCGGTCACCGGTCGGATTCTCACCGAGGTGATCGCCGAGACCGGGGTTCCCGAGGGCGCGTTCAACTTCGTGCCGGGTGCGGCGAGCGAGATCGGCGACGTACTCGCAGGGTCGGACACGGTCAACGCGATCGTGATGACGGGTTCGTCGAGCGCGGGCGAGCACGTCGCGCACAAGAGCGGCATGGTCAACCTCCTGATGGAGCTCGGGGGCAACGCACCCGCGGTGGTGTTCCCCGACGCCGACCTCGACGCCGCCGCGGCGGCCTGTGCGAAGGGCTCGCTGAAGTACGCCGGCCAGCGGTGTTCGGCGGTCTCGCGCGTGCTCGCCCACGAGTCGGTTCACGACGACCTCGTCGAACGGATCGAGCCCGCGATGGACGAGTGGGTCGTCGGCGACCTCTTCGACGAGGAGACCGACCTCGGGCCGCTGATCTCCGAGGATCAAGCCGACTGGGTCGAGGAGCTCATCGAGGACGCGCTCGACAAGGGCGCGCGGCTCGTTCGCGGTGGCGGTCGGGAGGGCCGGTTCGTCGAGCCGACCCTGCTCGCCGACGTGCCCCACGACGCGCGGATCGTGACCGAGGAACAGTTCGGGCCCGTGGTCGCCGTGACCACTATCGAGGACGAGGACGAGGCGGTACGGGTGGCGAACGCGGGCGACCTCGCGCTCGACGCCGCGGTCTTCACGGCCGACCATGACCGCGCGATGGACCTGGCCGACCGGATCGACGCCGGCGCGGTGCGGATCAACGGTGCGCCCTCGCACGGTCTCGGCGACCTCCCGTTCGGCGGCAACAAGGCCTCCGGGATCGGTCGGGAGGGGATCGGCGTGAGCATCGAGCGGTTCGTCCGCCGCAAGACCGTCGTGCTATGA
- a CDS encoding YihY/virulence factor BrkB family protein, translated as MSIRSSRPVTIARAMVAEVTQNHLTFMAGSLAFYAFLSMIPLFLLSFIAASVIGGEAFAEQITALFNSTLTGSARELLADALTDSSGQTGASVLGLATLLWSALKLFRGLDIAFDAVYGVRDVKSLPKQLRDALVVLVGVAFGVVAVVLTGGVLAFVPNLPIPFLGRLSPLYLVVGLTFVFFPVYYFVPDVDVSVTEVLPGTVLSAIGWALTQFAFQIYVGYAGQYTAYGIVGGVLLVLVWLYYSCLVLLFGAVTNVVLAGRSSYLDEGSTADGPSLFDVEESDRWRW; from the coding sequence ATGAGCATTCGTTCCTCCCGGCCGGTGACTATCGCCCGCGCGATGGTCGCCGAGGTCACGCAGAACCACCTCACCTTCATGGCGGGGAGCCTCGCGTTCTACGCCTTCCTCTCCATGATCCCGCTGTTCCTCCTCAGTTTCATCGCGGCGTCCGTTATCGGCGGCGAGGCGTTCGCCGAGCAGATCACCGCGCTGTTCAACTCGACGCTCACCGGGAGCGCACGTGAACTGCTCGCGGACGCCCTCACCGACTCGTCGGGCCAGACCGGCGCGTCCGTGCTGGGCCTCGCGACGCTGCTCTGGAGCGCGCTCAAGCTCTTCCGGGGGCTCGACATCGCGTTCGACGCGGTCTACGGCGTCCGCGACGTCAAGTCCCTCCCCAAACAGCTCCGTGACGCCCTCGTCGTGCTCGTGGGCGTCGCCTTCGGGGTCGTAGCCGTCGTGCTCACCGGCGGCGTGCTCGCGTTCGTCCCCAACCTCCCGATCCCCTTTCTCGGTCGCCTCAGCCCGCTCTACCTCGTCGTCGGGCTCACGTTCGTCTTCTTCCCGGTCTACTACTTCGTTCCGGACGTCGACGTCTCGGTGACCGAAGTCCTGCCCGGTACGGTGCTGTCGGCGATCGGGTGGGCGCTGACCCAGTTCGCCTTCCAGATCTACGTGGGCTACGCGGGCCAGTACACGGCCTACGGTATCGTGGGCGGTGTCCTCCTCGTGCTCGTCTGGCTCTACTACAGCTGTCTCGTGCTCCTGTTCGGCGCGGTCACGAACGTCGTCCTCGCGGGGCGGTCGAGCTACCTCGACGAGGGTAGCACGGCGGACGGCCCCAGCCTCTTCGACGTCGAGGAGTCGGACCGCTGGCGGTGGTAG
- a CDS encoding ABC transporter permease translates to MATVENERGSESGSGSSSGTGGSVTVPRSVRRVTSVLALLVLWALATNFGLLSELPSPLAVGTTFLDQFAEVSFWSAAAVSTARIYVSFVLALVLAVPIGLLIGWNRTFADAVYPALEMLRPVPPVAWIPVVALVFPIVSVGAGALDYPVDTGILFITFLGAFFPILLNAISGVKQIDEEFPRAARSLGTSPFQTFRYVVYPGALPSIHAGMVSGMGLAWVNLVAAEMIAGSGLGYLTWSSYIAGDYASIVVGMLSIGLLGYCSSLVIRRIGTRLLPWNSTE, encoded by the coding sequence ATGGCGACCGTCGAGAACGAACGCGGCTCCGAGTCGGGATCGGGGTCCAGCTCGGGGACCGGTGGTTCGGTCACCGTTCCGCGGTCGGTCCGCCGTGTCACCTCGGTGCTCGCCTTGCTCGTGCTCTGGGCACTCGCGACCAACTTCGGGCTGCTCAGCGAACTGCCCTCGCCGCTCGCCGTCGGGACGACGTTCCTCGACCAGTTCGCCGAGGTGTCGTTCTGGAGCGCTGCGGCCGTGAGCACGGCCCGGATCTACGTTTCGTTCGTCCTCGCGCTCGTCCTCGCCGTCCCGATCGGGTTGCTGATCGGCTGGAACCGGACGTTCGCGGACGCGGTCTATCCGGCGCTCGAGATGCTTCGCCCGGTGCCGCCGGTCGCCTGGATCCCGGTCGTCGCGCTCGTGTTCCCGATCGTCTCGGTCGGGGCCGGTGCGCTCGACTACCCGGTCGATACGGGCATCCTCTTCATCACGTTCCTCGGGGCCTTCTTCCCGATCCTGCTCAACGCGATCAGCGGGGTCAAACAGATCGACGAGGAGTTCCCCCGGGCGGCCCGGTCGCTCGGGACGTCGCCGTTCCAGACGTTCCGATACGTGGTCTATCCCGGCGCGCTGCCGTCGATCCACGCGGGAATGGTGAGCGGGATGGGGCTCGCGTGGGTCAACCTCGTCGCCGCGGAGATGATCGCCGGAAGCGGGCTCGGCTACCTCACCTGGTCGTCGTACATCGCCGGCGACTACGCGAGCATCGTCGTCGGTATGCTCTCGATCGGCCTGCTGGGATACTGCTCCTCGCTCGTCATTCGCCGGATCGGCACGCGTCTGCTCCCGTGGAACAGCACGGAGTGA
- a CDS encoding IclR family transcriptional regulator, with protein MDTSETPNVPVKSVERSIRLVEAVQRRSGANLTELADDLGVAKSTVHNHLLTLERHGYLVRTDDTFHVGFRALDHGGFARERVPGYRFVRSELHDLADETGELCQFVARQGGEGFVLFQTRGSDAVETQFRVGSHGPLHSLPGGKAVLAQLPVERISRIVEENGLGATTPATITDPGELFTELERTTNRGYAVNDGEYSPGLNAVSVPVESDAAVLGALCVVGPTHRLNDDATERRLSNRLLEAANELELNVTYSRA; from the coding sequence ATGGATACCTCCGAAACGCCGAACGTCCCGGTGAAATCGGTCGAACGGTCGATACGGTTGGTCGAGGCGGTGCAGCGCCGGAGCGGGGCGAACCTCACCGAGCTCGCGGACGACCTCGGCGTGGCGAAGAGCACCGTCCACAACCACCTCCTCACGCTCGAACGCCACGGCTACCTCGTTCGGACGGACGACACGTTCCACGTCGGATTCCGGGCCCTCGACCACGGTGGGTTCGCACGCGAACGGGTCCCCGGCTATCGGTTCGTGCGCTCGGAGCTCCACGACCTCGCGGACGAGACCGGCGAGCTCTGCCAGTTCGTCGCCCGACAGGGTGGCGAGGGGTTCGTACTGTTCCAGACCAGGGGTTCGGACGCCGTCGAGACCCAGTTCCGGGTCGGGTCACACGGTCCGCTCCACAGCCTCCCCGGCGGCAAGGCCGTCCTCGCCCAGCTCCCCGTCGAACGCATCAGCCGGATCGTCGAGGAGAACGGGCTCGGGGCGACGACGCCCGCGACGATCACCGACCCCGGGGAGCTCTTCACAGAGCTCGAACGGACCACCAACCGTGGATACGCCGTCAACGACGGCGAATACAGCCCCGGCCTGAACGCGGTCAGCGTCCCGGTCGAATCGGACGCGGCGGTCCTGGGCGCGCTCTGCGTCGTCGGTCCAACCCACCGACTGAACGACGACGCCACCGAACGACGCCTCTCGAATCGGCTCCTCGAAGCCGCCAACGAACTCGAACTCAACGTCACCTACTCGCGGGCGTAG
- a CDS encoding ABC transporter permease — translation MSTQSFSERLLGDRAGLGVPRRVVQFGSVLGFLVVWWALVRFGVLGFEYLADPVETGTNMLAYLAGEPMASGGTIYLHAAYSTFRVVFGVGIAAVLAVPLGLAIGTSQRFEDYTFPALEILRPIPPVAWVPISVLLLPALDLLGIQVSLAVLFVVFIGAFFPILINTVEGVRTIEDEYTRAAHSLGAEGLQVFRYVVFPATLPSILTGISISIGLGWITVVAAEIIAGNYGLGYTIFQAYRLLQTDVVLVGMVVIGVLGYASSALVNRYAARRMPWSERESR, via the coding sequence ATGAGCACGCAATCGTTCTCCGAACGGTTGCTCGGGGACCGGGCGGGTCTCGGCGTTCCGCGTCGGGTCGTCCAGTTCGGGTCGGTGCTCGGGTTCCTCGTCGTCTGGTGGGCGCTCGTCCGGTTCGGCGTCCTCGGCTTCGAGTACCTGGCCGACCCGGTCGAGACGGGGACGAACATGCTCGCCTACCTCGCCGGCGAACCGATGGCGAGCGGCGGGACCATCTATCTGCACGCGGCGTACTCGACCTTTCGCGTCGTCTTCGGCGTCGGCATCGCGGCGGTGCTAGCCGTCCCGCTCGGGCTCGCGATCGGGACGAGCCAGCGCTTCGAGGACTACACGTTTCCGGCACTCGAGATCCTCCGACCGATCCCGCCGGTCGCCTGGGTCCCGATCAGCGTCCTCCTGTTGCCGGCACTCGATCTCCTCGGGATTCAGGTCAGCCTCGCCGTCCTGTTCGTCGTCTTCATCGGGGCCTTCTTCCCGATCCTCATCAACACGGTCGAGGGCGTTCGCACGATCGAGGACGAGTACACACGGGCCGCCCACAGTCTCGGTGCGGAGGGGCTCCAGGTCTTCCGGTACGTCGTCTTCCCGGCGACGCTCCCGTCGATCCTCACCGGGATATCGATCAGCATCGGCCTCGGCTGGATCACGGTCGTCGCCGCCGAGATCATTGCCGGCAACTACGGCCTCGGGTACACGATCTTCCAGGCCTATCGCCTGCTCCAGACCGACGTCGTGCTCGTCGGGATGGTCGTGATCGGCGTGCTCGGCTACGCCTCCTCGGCGCTGGTGAACCGCTACGCCGCACGACGGATGCCCTGGAGCGAGCGTGAGAGCCGATGA
- a CDS encoding H/ACA ribonucleoprotein complex subunit GAR1, with the protein MKRAGEVVGTAQGLAIVRCDDEGYPNIGTQLVDQSLSTVGQVVDVFGPTDRPFLALKSTNAPAGLLGERLYSE; encoded by the coding sequence ATGAAACGCGCAGGCGAGGTGGTCGGCACGGCTCAGGGACTCGCCATCGTCCGGTGTGACGACGAGGGCTACCCGAACATCGGCACCCAGCTCGTCGACCAGAGCCTCTCGACGGTCGGCCAGGTCGTCGACGTGTTCGGGCCGACCGACCGGCCGTTTCTGGCGCTGAAATCGACGAACGCGCCGGCGGGGTTGCTCGGCGAGCGCCTCTACAGCGAGTAG
- the srp19 gene encoding signal recognition particle subunit SRP19, translating into MVENVIWPAYLDAGRSRTEGRRVPRGVAVPEPTVDEIARAAGQVGYDTVIEREKTYPREHTARGRVLVKDADDDGKSDLLQAVAVYVAALRE; encoded by the coding sequence ATGGTCGAGAACGTCATCTGGCCGGCGTACCTGGACGCCGGACGCAGTCGAACCGAGGGTCGGCGGGTGCCCCGAGGCGTCGCGGTGCCCGAGCCGACCGTCGACGAGATCGCTCGTGCGGCCGGACAGGTCGGCTACGACACCGTGATCGAACGCGAGAAGACCTACCCGCGCGAGCACACCGCCCGTGGCCGTGTCCTGGTGAAGGACGCCGACGACGACGGGAAGTCGGACCTCCTCCAGGCCGTCGCGGTCTACGTCGCCGCGCTCCGGGAATGA